CTGAATATTTAAACCGTTTTGAATGGGTTTCAATATTCGTATTTCACAATTTAAAATAATACAAATAGTTAAACATTACAATTTTAAATATTCAAATACACGCCGTTTTTATGGTGATATAACTTTACGAATTACACATTGTTAAACGCTAAAAAGTTTTAACGCCGAATTGTTTAAGGAAAAAACAGCTCAAAATCGCCAAAACTTCGATATTCTGAACCGTCGTTCAAATAGCCAAAAATTTGCGAGTTTTGAGGGTACTTATTTTCACCTAACTACCCTATTCTACAATAATTTAGATAAAAAAAAGGCATCCGTCTGGATGCCATTTTTTAGAAATTCTAGAAAAATAAAAGGCCGTTTTTTAGTGAAGAGTGAAGAAAATTAGCTCTTTCATCAGCTCCCCATCAGGGGTACTCGGGTTGTCAAGCCCCTTACTTTTGGCATCAATTTCTCTAATTTTAGAAATTATCTGCATCACTTTCATTCCTGAATAATTTCGCATGCCAGTCAAATAATCTTTAGCTCCCCATGGTGATTTCAATTCCAACCACCCTGCTATCCCCTCTTGAGTTTTTTGAGGTGCATAATAAGCAAGCATCAAATTCTGGAAATAATTAAACATCATTGGAAGGAATGAGTAAACATTTCCAGCCTTCGGATTTTTGTCAAAATAATTCATAATCTGATTTGCCTTGAGAATATTCCTGTTTATGATGGCATCTCTTAGCTCGAAAGTATTGAAGTCTTTACTCACTCCTATCTGATCTTCCACCACCTGGGGTGTCACTCTCCTATCGTTTTCAGGCAATGAAATAAGCACTTTTTCCAGTTCACTGGTCAGTCGGCTCAAATCTGCGCCAATAGCATCGGCAATAATCTGCGTAGATTTGGGGTCTATACTTGCATTTTTCTGTTTTAAATAGTTTTCAATGAAGGCAGGAAGGTCACGATCGCGCAATTTAGCGCTCTCAAAAAGTATTCCGGCCTGCTGTATAGCCTTTACATAACCGCGTTTTTTACCGTCTATCTTGCCGTTTTTATGACACATCACCAGCACGGTAGTCGGCATGGGCTGCTGCATATATTTCTCCAGCGCCTCCGTATTTTTCAGGTTTTGAGCCTCTTTTACAATAACCACCTGGCGTTCGGCCATCATTGGATACCTGCGGCAGGTATCGGCTATCTGCGACGCCGATACATCGCTACCAAACATAATGGTTTGATTGAAGTCACGCTCTTCCGGCTGTAGTGCATTTTCGGCTATATAGTCGGCTATTTTGTCTATGTAGTAGGACTCATCACCATGCAGGTAGTAAACGGGCTTGTATTGCCCTTCTTTCAACTGTCGCATGATGCTTTCAAAAGTCACGGTTTTTGCTTCTGCCATACCTTTATTTATAGTTTACAGTATGCAAAAGTACACAAAATATTTCGTATTATTTTGAAATATCACGGAATTTCAATAATTTTGCAGTGTTTTGAGGGAGGAAAATGCCCCCTCTCAAAACTCGCAAAAAATGGAGCGAGTAGGTATCTGGTCGAAAATTTTAAAATTATGGAGCAGTTAAATCTCCCACCCTATGACATACGACTGAAGGACGTTAACGGCCGTCAACAGATTTTTGACGTGCTACGCCGCCGATATGTGGCCCTCACGCCAGAGGAGTGGGTACGCCAGCACTTCGTTCATTTTCTGATGGAACAGAAAGGCTATCCCAAGGGTCTGCTCTGCAATGAGATTGAATTGAAAATCGGAGAAAAGAAACTGCGTTGCGACACCGTATTATATAATAAGGAGATGCGCCCGCGTATGATCATCGAGTATAAAGCGCCCCACATAGCTTTGACGCAGAAAGTGTTCGACCAAATATCAGTATATAACATGCTGCTGCATGTCGATTATCTTGTGGTGTCGAACGGTCTTCAGCACTATTGCTGTGAAATGAATTACGCGCAGAACCGATATACGTTCCTGCGCGCAATTCCTGATTACTATTCAATTGTATAGTACTTTCTGACGCTACCGTCTCTTAGTCCATATCGTTGGCGTCAGAGGCCTTCTTAGAAGTTGAAGTCTTGCGAACGGTAGAAGTACGCTTGCGAGTTTTCTTTTCCTCAGCAGCAACAGGCTTTTCAACCTTTACGCCAGCCAATTCAGGGTCAATGAGAATACGACCACAGTACTCGCATACAATCACCTTCTTATGCATCTTGATGTCGAGCTGACGCTGGGGTGGAATCTTGTTGAAGCAACCACCGCAGGCATCGCGCTGCACATAAACGATACCCAGACCGTTGCGTGCATTCTTGCGGATACGCTTGAAAGCAGTGAGCAAACGAGGTTCAATCTTTGCTTCCAGTTCCTTGGTCTTCTCCTTCAGTTTCTCTTCTTCAGCACGAGTCTCGTCCATAATTTCATCCAGCTCGTTGCGCTTCACCTCAAGGTCGGCCTGCTTCTCTTTCAGCAATTCCTGAGCTCCGCCAAGGTCCTGACTACGCTCGCTGATACGCTTCTGGGCATCAACAATCTTCTTGTTGCAGAGTTCAATTTCCAACTCCTGGAACTCAATCTCCTTGCTCAGGGTGTCGTACTCACGATTGTTGCGCACCTCTTCAAGCTGCTGCTTGTAGCGGTCAACACTATTCTGAGCCTCAATGATCTCGGCCTTCTTCTGTGAAATGGCACGATTAAACTCGTCCACTTCAGCCTGAATGCGTTCAATACGTGTGTTAAGGCCTTCAATTTCAGCGTCCAGGTCATCTACCTCAAGGGGCAGCTCACCACGCAGAGCCTTTTTCTCATCAATAGCCGAAAGGGCTGTCTGAAGCTGGAAAAGAGTTTTCAGCTTCTCCTCTACTGAGAGGTCTGTAGATTCTTTTTTTGCCATTTTATAAATATATTATTGGATTTGTATTTGTTTCTGCAATTTCCGTTCTCACCTCTGGACAAGCCTTCTGAATAATATCGCGGAATATCTCGGTAGTGAAATGCTCGCTCTCGTAATGACCTATCACACAGATTTGAATTTTCTGCTCATAGCCAAAGTACTGATGATAGTGCATTTCGCCCGTAAGGAAGGCATCTGCACCGGCCTTTACTGCCTCATCGAGCACAAAGTCTCCTGCTCCGCCACAGATAGCCACACGTCGGATTGGGCGCCTCAGCAACTCGTTGCACATAGCACTTTCAGCCTCCATCTGTCGCTTCACGTGCAGCACAAAATCATCGGCAGCCATCGGTTCGGTCAGCTCACCCATCACCCATGCTCCTGAAAGCGGTTCTCCTTCAGCAGAGAAAGTGGTAGGGGCACCAAAAACAATGTTTGAAAGGCCCAAACGTTCAGCTATTTTGAAGTTTACGCCGCCCAAAGTACTGTCTAAATTAGTATGCATGGAGATGACACAGACAGCGTTCTGAATAGCTTTCCATACAGTGCGCTGAACATCGTTCTGGTCGCTAATCTGCTTAAGACCGCGGAACAGCAAGGGATGGTGACTAATCACCAGATTGCACCCTTTCTGCAGCGCCTCGTCGATAACCTTTTCAGTCACGTCCAGACACAATAATGCCCCTGAAACCTCCGCCTCTGTCAATCCGATCTGTAGGCCAGCATTATCCCAGCTTTCCTGCAGCGGCAGGGGCGCGAACTGTTCAAGGGCGCACAAAACTTCCTTAATTTTCACGCTTCTATGTCTATTTAGAACTGCAAAATTACTATTTTTTTCCTAATAGCATGATACCCCCCATTGTTTATTAAGCGTTTTTAACTTATTCTCATCATTGAACAATTGCACTTCTCAGATATTTTCATTACTTTTGCATCCGCTTACAAGCCAATGGTCCCGTAGCTTAGCTGAATAGAGCGTCAGATTCCGGTTCTGAAGGTCTTGGGTTTGAATCCCAACGGGATCACAAAGGGAAAAGGAGAATTAAATATGAAAGCCCGCTTTCAGATATTTAATTCTCCTTTTTCATTTGTAGGATGGCTGGCGCCAGCCTACAGGGATCGACAAAGTCAATTCCAACAGAACCAGCCTACTGGGATAGATAAAATCAATCCCAACGGTCCCCCCTCACACCCTCTGGTAGGCCAGTCTTTCATCGCCTGAGAGCAGGTAGATGATACCGCAATAGGTAAAGCCGTGCTTCAAGAGATTGTGCTGCATGATGGTGTTGTCACGATGGGTATCTATGCGGATATTTCTGTCTAAAGAAGAACAAAAGTCAAGGATACTGCTGAACACGCCGTGAACCTCCGGATAACTGGCAATGCGGTGCACCACATGATAGGCCTGCTCATCGTCAATCCATTTTCCATCATATATTCTATTGTAAGTAGGATC
The sequence above is a segment of the Prevotella sp. E9-3 genome. Coding sequences within it:
- the holA gene encoding DNA polymerase III subunit delta — translated: MAEAKTVTFESIMRQLKEGQYKPVYYLHGDESYYIDKIADYIAENALQPEERDFNQTIMFGSDVSASQIADTCRRYPMMAERQVVIVKEAQNLKNTEALEKYMQQPMPTTVLVMCHKNGKIDGKKRGYVKAIQQAGILFESAKLRDRDLPAFIENYLKQKNASIDPKSTQIIADAIGADLSRLTSELEKVLISLPENDRRVTPQVVEDQIGVSKDFNTFELRDAIINRNILKANQIMNYFDKNPKAGNVYSFLPMMFNYFQNLMLAYYAPQKTQEGIAGWLELKSPWGAKDYLTGMRNYSGMKVMQIISKIREIDAKSKGLDNPSTPDGELMKELIFFTLH
- a CDS encoding type I restriction enzyme HsdR N-terminal domain-containing protein, with the protein product MEQLNLPPYDIRLKDVNGRQQIFDVLRRRYVALTPEEWVRQHFVHFLMEQKGYPKGLLCNEIELKIGEKKLRCDTVLYNKEMRPRMIIEYKAPHIALTQKVFDQISVYNMLLHVDYLVVSNGLQHYCCEMNYAQNRYTFLRAIPDYYSIV
- a CDS encoding zinc ribbon domain-containing protein; the protein is MAKKESTDLSVEEKLKTLFQLQTALSAIDEKKALRGELPLEVDDLDAEIEGLNTRIERIQAEVDEFNRAISQKKAEIIEAQNSVDRYKQQLEEVRNNREYDTLSKEIEFQELEIELCNKKIVDAQKRISERSQDLGGAQELLKEKQADLEVKRNELDEIMDETRAEEEKLKEKTKELEAKIEPRLLTAFKRIRKNARNGLGIVYVQRDACGGCFNKIPPQRQLDIKMHKKVIVCEYCGRILIDPELAGVKVEKPVAAEEKKTRKRTSTVRKTSTSKKASDANDMD
- a CDS encoding Nif3-like dinuclear metal center hexameric protein: MKIKEVLCALEQFAPLPLQESWDNAGLQIGLTEAEVSGALLCLDVTEKVIDEALQKGCNLVISHHPLLFRGLKQISDQNDVQRTVWKAIQNAVCVISMHTNLDSTLGGVNFKIAERLGLSNIVFGAPTTFSAEGEPLSGAWVMGELTEPMAADDFVLHVKRQMEAESAMCNELLRRPIRRVAICGGAGDFVLDEAVKAGADAFLTGEMHYHQYFGYEQKIQICVIGHYESEHFTTEIFRDIIQKACPEVRTEIAETNTNPIIYL
- a CDS encoding N-acetyltransferase, which encodes MKRIIREARLADMDAIMQVFSAAKGIMRKSGNMHQWGEGYPSEDVVKADMEKKGAFVVEEEDKVVGYFAFLPSPDPTYNRIYDGKWIDDEQAYHVVHRIASYPEVHGVFSSILDFCSSLDRNIRIDTHRDNTIMQHNLLKHGFTYCGIIYLLSGDERLAYQRV